ATTAGACCAACTCTTGATATTAATTTACATTATTTCAGCATTAAAATCGACTACTTTTGTGTGAAATATATCCCAGCGAATCAGGCAGTTCGGCAGAATCACTTTAAAACAAAAAACGCTACCCATTGATACGCCCCCAAATACATCTGCCCGGCACCGAATCAAGATTTGTGAAGCTTTCACAAAATAACATGCTCTTTTCAGCCCTAAATTCGTAGTCGACATGTTCTCTGCCTTGGGATAAACCGTGCGCAACAGGAGTAGTAATGCTGATCGAAATTTCCAAAGACCTGACCCTGACCGACACACCCGAAGACTTGTTAGACGAAATTAAAGAAGCCCTAACACTGACAAACCCAGATTATATCAATGCTATTAAGTACCGGGGCCGGGTAGGCAAAAAAATTCCCAAATATATCAAGATGTGGTCAGGAGACCGCAAGAAGAGACTTCATTGTCCGCGCGGATTCGGAATTGAACTGCATCAGATCGCGAAAGCGGCAGGAATTGAGCCGAAATATGAAGACAAAAGACGAGAGCTTGCTCCAGTGGATTTTTATTTCACGGGAGAATTACGCCCATACCAGCAGGCCGCATTAGATTCATTTACCAACCAGACTCAGGGACTGCTCGAAGCCGGAACCGGGTCGGGCAAGACTGTGATGGCTCTGGCTCTGATCGCCAGTAGAAAACAACCCTGCCTGATCATAGTGCATACTAAGGAACTGCTCTTACAGTGGATTGATCGAATTAAGCAATTTCTGGGAGAAGAGGCAGGACAGGTCGGCGGGGGAAAATTCAAACTGAAGCCCTTGACTGTTGCAACCATTCAAACAGCACGAAACCGCCTTGATGAGCTAAAAAAAGAATTCGGGCATATTATCGTTGATGAATGCCATCGCACACCAGCCAGTACCTTCCAAAAGGTAGTTACAAACTTTGATGCTAAATACCTGACCGGACTATCCGCCACACCCTACCGGGCGGATGGACTTGACCGTATGATCAACATGACTCTCGGCCCTGTTGTTCATCGTGTTAATCCCGATCTGCTGCGCGATACAGGGGCTATTCTCAAGCCGGAAATTTGTACAGTTGAGACTGCCTTCAGGTTCGCTGGCAATCCTTCCGAAGAATACCCGCTCATGATGACTGCCATTGCCGAAGACTACCAGCGCAACAAAATCATCGCTGACTGCGTAAAAAAAGAGTTCACTGAAAGCTCAGGGACTTTACTCATGGTCGCCGACCGCACAGCACACCTTGATGCCCTCTCAGATCTATTATTCGATCAGGGAGTTGAAATAGCTGTCCTAACCGGGAAAACTCCGGCAGGAGAACGGGAAGCGATTATTGAAGACTTAAATAATGGCAAGATAAAAGTGCTGGCAAGCACAGCATCACTAATCGGCGAAGGTTTTGACTGTCCGGGACTTTCCACCCTTTTTCTATGTTCACCAATCAAATCAAAGGGCAGACTGGTCCAGATCATCGGCCGAATCCTCCGCCCCGCAGACGGCAAACGTCCACGTCTATATGACTTCGTCGATATCGAAGTCGGAGTACTGAAACACAGTGCCGGATTGCGGCAGCAAATATACGAAGAGATCGTCTAAGCTACTTTTAAATATTCATTTTATCCTGCAAAAACTGCTG
Above is a genomic segment from Maridesulfovibrio sp. containing:
- a CDS encoding DEAD/DEAH box helicase family protein: MLIEISKDLTLTDTPEDLLDEIKEALTLTNPDYINAIKYRGRVGKKIPKYIKMWSGDRKKRLHCPRGFGIELHQIAKAAGIEPKYEDKRRELAPVDFYFTGELRPYQQAALDSFTNQTQGLLEAGTGSGKTVMALALIASRKQPCLIIVHTKELLLQWIDRIKQFLGEEAGQVGGGKFKLKPLTVATIQTARNRLDELKKEFGHIIVDECHRTPASTFQKVVTNFDAKYLTGLSATPYRADGLDRMINMTLGPVVHRVNPDLLRDTGAILKPEICTVETAFRFAGNPSEEYPLMMTAIAEDYQRNKIIADCVKKEFTESSGTLLMVADRTAHLDALSDLLFDQGVEIAVLTGKTPAGEREAIIEDLNNGKIKVLASTASLIGEGFDCPGLSTLFLCSPIKSKGRLVQIIGRILRPADGKRPRLYDFVDIEVGVLKHSAGLRQQIYEEIV